From the Micromonospora sediminicola genome, one window contains:
- a CDS encoding Lrp/AsnC family transcriptional regulator, giving the protein MPAAPNDVRPFAGLDDVDRAILTELATDGRLPNNALAERVGVAPSTCLTRTRALRECRAIRGFHAEVDPAAVGLPLQALVSVRLTAHERAAVDAFRARSVRLPGVVSVFHVAGAEDYVLHVRAASGDALRDFVLDHLAVDPVVQHTQTSLIFEQARGMG; this is encoded by the coding sequence GGCCTGGACGACGTCGACCGCGCGATCCTCACCGAACTGGCGACCGACGGGCGGCTGCCCAACAACGCGCTCGCGGAGCGGGTGGGGGTGGCGCCCTCGACGTGCCTGACGCGGACCCGGGCGTTGCGCGAGTGCAGGGCGATCCGCGGGTTCCACGCCGAGGTGGACCCGGCGGCGGTGGGCCTGCCGTTGCAGGCGCTGGTGTCGGTGCGGCTGACGGCGCACGAGCGGGCCGCGGTGGACGCGTTCCGGGCCCGGTCGGTGCGGCTGCCGGGGGTGGTGTCGGTGTTCCACGTCGCCGGCGCGGAGGACTATGTGCTGCACGTGCGGGCGGCCTCGGGTGACGCGCTGCGCGATTTCGTGCTCGACCACCTGGCGGTGGATCCGGTGGTGCAGCACACCCAGACCAGTCTGATCTTCGAGCAGGCCCGGGGTATGGGGTAG